In a genomic window of Armatimonadota bacterium:
- the purF gene encoding amidophosphoribosyltransferase encodes MTAAPAALLPDTPSGWREECGVAGVLCRDRSLPAAPLVHLALYALQHRGQESAGIAAGDGDDVVLHRDLGLVAQVFPPEVLGRLRGWLAVGHVRYATMGSATVANAQPIVVPSPWGPLAVAHNGNLINAPALRRALEADGARFTSTSDTEVIAHLLARTSAASLEEAALRALPHLEGAFTVAALAGGTLLGFRDRHGIRPLLLGGGPGFWILASESCAFDQVGAVALGEVEPGEVLALTPGGPRTIGALPPARRAHCVFEYIYFARPDSTLYHRNVHQARRRMGRQLAREHPAPADIVVPVPDSGTSAAMGYAEAAGLPLEVGLIKNRYVGRTFIQADAGARQAGVRIKLNPVREVVAGRRVVLVDDSIVRGTTSGRLVALLRQAGAREVHVRISSPPIRHPCFYGIDTSSRGELVAARLAVEEIRAAIGADSLGYLSQAGLVAALDLPPDDLCMACLDGRYPTRVPTEAEAGRHALERRDPEPAPLATRPSLTEVGA; translated from the coding sequence GTGACCGCGGCCCCCGCCGCGCTCCTCCCGGACACGCCGTCTGGCTGGAGAGAGGAGTGCGGCGTGGCCGGGGTGCTCTGCCGCGACCGGTCGCTCCCTGCGGCGCCGCTGGTCCACCTGGCCCTCTACGCCCTGCAGCACCGGGGACAGGAGAGCGCCGGGATCGCCGCCGGCGACGGCGACGATGTCGTGCTCCACCGCGACCTGGGGCTGGTGGCGCAGGTCTTCCCACCGGAGGTGCTGGGGCGCCTGCGCGGGTGGCTGGCGGTCGGACACGTGCGCTACGCCACCATGGGCTCGGCCACGGTGGCCAACGCCCAGCCCATCGTCGTCCCCTCCCCGTGGGGGCCGCTGGCCGTGGCCCACAACGGCAACCTGATCAACGCGCCGGCGCTGCGGCGGGCGCTCGAGGCCGACGGGGCGCGCTTCACCTCGACCAGCGACACCGAGGTCATCGCCCACCTGCTGGCCCGCACCTCCGCCGCCTCCCTCGAGGAGGCGGCCCTGCGCGCCCTCCCGCATCTGGAGGGGGCCTTCACTGTGGCGGCGCTGGCCGGCGGCACGCTGCTGGGGTTCCGCGACCGCCACGGCATCCGGCCGCTGCTGCTCGGCGGCGGGCCCGGCTTCTGGATCCTGGCCAGCGAGAGCTGCGCCTTCGACCAGGTGGGGGCGGTGGCGCTCGGCGAGGTCGAGCCCGGCGAGGTGCTGGCCCTGACCCCGGGGGGCCCGCGCACCATCGGAGCGCTCCCGCCGGCGCGCCGGGCCCACTGCGTCTTCGAGTACATCTACTTCGCCCGGCCCGACTCCACGCTCTACCACCGCAACGTCCACCAGGCCCGCCGGCGCATGGGCCGCCAGCTGGCCCGCGAGCACCCCGCTCCCGCCGACATCGTCGTGCCCGTGCCCGACTCGGGCACCTCGGCGGCGATGGGGTACGCCGAGGCGGCCGGACTGCCCCTCGAGGTCGGCCTGATCAAGAACCGCTACGTCGGGCGCACCTTCATCCAGGCGGACGCGGGGGCGCGGCAGGCCGGCGTGCGCATCAAGCTCAACCCGGTGCGCGAGGTCGTGGCGGGCCGGCGCGTGGTGTTGGTGGACGACTCCATCGTGCGCGGCACCACCAGCGGCCGCCTCGTGGCGCTGCTGCGCCAGGCCGGGGCGCGCGAGGTGCACGTGCGCATCAGCAGCCCCCCCATCCGTCACCCCTGCTTCTACGGCATCGACACGAGCAGCCGGGGAGAGCTCGTGGCCGCGCGCCTCGCCGTGGAGGAGATCCGGGCGGCCATCGGCGCCGACTCGCTCGGGTACCTGAGCCAGGCGGGGCTGGTGGCAGCCCTCGACCTGCCCCCGGACGATTTGTGCATGGCCTGCCTGGACGGCCGCTACCCGACCCGCGTCCCGACCGAGGCCGAGGCCGGGCGGCACGCCCTGGAGCGCCGGGACCCCGAGCCCGCTCCCCTGGCCACCCGACCCTCCCTCACCGAGGTGGGCGCATGA
- the purM gene encoding phosphoribosylformylglycinamidine cyclo-ligase, with protein MSAVRAKVSTIAPRTYREAGVDLDGKAALLRSLGRLVRSTLPAGAGGFGDFAGTLRLPAGLVLAVTTDGVGTKALLARRCGRDGVVGVDAVHHCANDLAAAGARPLLFADYLAMGRLDERVVTAVVEGMAAACRALGIPLLAGETAEMPDTYREDAYDVVGTMVGLVDELPHAGPPRPGDVVLGLAADGLHTNGYSLARRLVADVDLDRYDPALGATPADALLAPHRCYATALASLRRIVPVRAAAHITGGGLAGNLVRVLPPDAAARLDPTWPVPPVFRWLQRRGAVAEEEMRRVFNMGIGMAVIVPPERAAAARDHLEAAGERCWVIGHVEAGQGEVRFG; from the coding sequence ATGAGCGCGGTCCGCGCGAAGGTCTCCACCATCGCGCCCCGGACGTACCGGGAGGCCGGGGTCGACCTGGACGGCAAGGCCGCCCTCCTCCGGTCGCTGGGCCGGCTCGTCCGCAGCACGCTCCCCGCGGGAGCCGGCGGGTTTGGCGACTTCGCGGGGACCCTGCGCCTGCCGGCCGGCCTCGTCCTGGCCGTGACCACCGACGGCGTGGGGACCAAGGCGCTGCTGGCCCGGCGCTGCGGACGCGACGGGGTGGTGGGCGTGGATGCCGTGCACCACTGCGCCAACGACCTGGCCGCCGCCGGCGCGCGGCCGCTGCTCTTCGCCGACTACCTGGCCATGGGCCGTCTGGACGAGCGCGTGGTGACCGCCGTGGTGGAGGGGATGGCCGCGGCCTGCCGCGCCCTCGGCATCCCGCTGCTGGCGGGAGAGACCGCCGAGATGCCCGACACCTACCGCGAGGACGCCTACGACGTGGTGGGGACGATGGTCGGCCTCGTCGACGAACTCCCCCACGCCGGGCCGCCCCGCCCCGGCGACGTCGTCCTGGGGCTGGCCGCGGACGGGCTGCACACGAACGGCTACAGCCTGGCCCGCCGCCTCGTCGCCGACGTCGACCTGGACCGGTACGACCCGGCGCTGGGAGCCACGCCCGCGGACGCCCTCCTCGCGCCCCACCGCTGCTACGCCACCGCCCTCGCCTCCCTGCGCCGCATCGTCCCGGTGCGCGCGGCCGCGCACATCACCGGCGGCGGCCTGGCGGGGAACCTCGTGCGCGTCCTGCCGCCCGACGCCGCCGCGCGCCTCGACCCCACCTGGCCGGTGCCCCCGGTCTTCCGCTGGCTGCAGCGGCGCGGCGCGGTGGCCGAGGAGGAGATGCGCCGCGTCTTCAACATGGGAATCGGGATGGCGGTCATCGTCCCGCCGGAGCGGGCGGCGGCGGCGCGGGACCACCTGGAGGCGGCGGGGGAGCGGTGCTGGGTCATCGGCCACGTGGAGGCAGGGCAGGGGGAGGTGCGCTTCGGGTGA
- the purN gene encoding phosphoribosylglycinamide formyltransferase, giving the protein MTTDPRIALRGDPLRVGVLVSGQGTTLQALLDDAASGAPYAVVLVLSNVPDAPALDRARRAGVPTCTVDHRGRPRQAFEVDVAQALEAAQVELVCLAGFLRILSPWFVERFRGRVVNIHPSLLPRFGGRGMYGLRVHQAVLAAGDRQSGCTVHLVDETPDGGPVLAQAVVPVLPQDTPERLAQRVAAVEHRLYPQVVRAIADGRLLGLRPPAPSAQDGAPAALRVGAP; this is encoded by the coding sequence GTGACCACGGACCCCCGCATCGCGCTGCGTGGAGATCCCCTGCGCGTCGGCGTGCTCGTTTCGGGGCAGGGCACGACGCTCCAGGCGCTGCTGGACGACGCGGCCTCCGGCGCCCCCTATGCCGTCGTCCTCGTCCTCTCCAACGTGCCCGACGCCCCCGCCCTCGACCGCGCCCGGCGGGCCGGGGTCCCGACCTGCACCGTCGACCACCGCGGCCGTCCGCGCCAGGCCTTCGAGGTCGACGTCGCGCAGGCGCTGGAGGCGGCGCAGGTGGAACTGGTCTGCCTGGCCGGCTTCCTGCGCATCCTCTCGCCCTGGTTCGTGGAGCGCTTCCGGGGCCGGGTCGTGAACATCCACCCCTCGCTCCTGCCGCGCTTTGGGGGTCGGGGGATGTACGGCCTGCGGGTCCACCAGGCCGTGCTCGCCGCCGGGGACCGCCAGAGCGGGTGCACCGTCCACCTGGTCGATGAGACACCCGACGGCGGCCCGGTGCTGGCCCAGGCGGTCGTGCCGGTGCTGCCCCAGGACACGCCGGAGCGCCTGGCGCAGCGCGTGGCGGCGGTGGAGCACCGCCTCTACCCGCAGGTGGTGCGGGCGATCGCCGATGGCCGGCTGCTGGGCCTCCGCCCACCGGCCCCCTCAGCCCAGGATGGCGCCCCGGCGGCGCTGCGGGTGGGCGCACCGTGA
- the purH gene encoding bifunctional phosphoribosylaminoimidazolecarboxamide formyltransferase/IMP cyclohydrolase, which yields MKVRRALLSVWDKTGLGPFARTLDALGVELISTGGTAAALEAEGLRVTPVSALTGFPELLGGRVKTLHPAIAAAVLARPGDEEELAAYGIAPIDLVVVTLYPFTRVAREREAAGDREAFADLVEWIDIGGVTLLRAAAKNWARVGVVSTPDQYEAVAAELRASGTLSHETRRRLAARAFALTAAYDAAIAAHAAGAEGPEAFPDPLVLTYRRVQELRYGENPHQRAALYLADAPPPGEVLTARMLQGKALSYNNLVDLDAAWQAVREFAAPAAVVVKHATPCGAALGRDGPEAIRRALAADPVSAFGGIVAVNRPLDAPGVEAFGETFLEAVIAPEVTPDALARLAARRHLRVLNAGSSPPAAASGAVRWLPGGVLVQEADREGLPTEARVVTRRAPEEAEWADLRFAWLVCKHVRSNAIVLASGGQTLGIGAGQMSRVDSVRLAVWKAGERARGAVLASDAFFPFPDGVEVAAAAGVTAVIQPGGSVRDREVIAAADAAGIAMVLTGVRHFRH from the coding sequence GTGAAGGTGCGGCGGGCCCTGCTCAGTGTCTGGGACAAGACCGGGCTCGGGCCCTTCGCCCGCACCCTCGACGCGCTCGGCGTGGAGTTGATCTCCACCGGCGGGACCGCAGCCGCGCTGGAGGCCGAGGGGCTGCGCGTCACACCGGTGAGCGCGCTCACCGGCTTCCCGGAACTCCTGGGCGGCCGGGTGAAGACGCTCCACCCGGCGATCGCCGCTGCGGTGCTGGCGCGGCCGGGCGACGAGGAGGAGCTCGCCGCCTACGGCATCGCCCCCATCGACCTAGTCGTCGTCACCCTCTACCCCTTCACCCGCGTGGCCCGAGAGCGAGAGGCCGCGGGTGATCGGGAGGCCTTCGCCGACCTGGTGGAGTGGATCGACATCGGCGGGGTGACGCTGCTGCGGGCCGCCGCCAAGAACTGGGCCCGGGTGGGAGTGGTGAGCACCCCCGACCAGTACGAGGCGGTGGCGGCGGAACTGCGTGCCTCGGGCACGCTCTCGCACGAGACCCGCCGCCGCCTGGCCGCGCGGGCCTTCGCCCTCACCGCCGCCTACGACGCGGCCATCGCCGCGCACGCCGCCGGCGCCGAGGGGCCCGAAGCCTTCCCCGACCCGCTGGTGCTGACCTACCGGCGGGTCCAGGAGCTGCGCTACGGCGAGAACCCCCACCAGCGCGCCGCGCTCTACCTCGCCGACGCCCCGCCGCCGGGGGAGGTCCTGACGGCGCGGATGCTGCAGGGCAAGGCCCTCTCCTACAACAACCTGGTGGACCTGGACGCCGCCTGGCAGGCGGTGCGGGAGTTCGCCGCGCCGGCGGCCGTGGTGGTCAAGCACGCCACTCCCTGCGGCGCCGCGCTGGGCCGGGACGGCCCTGAGGCCATCCGCCGCGCGCTCGCCGCCGACCCGGTATCGGCATTCGGCGGCATCGTGGCGGTGAACCGCCCGCTGGACGCACCCGGCGTCGAGGCCTTCGGGGAGACCTTCCTGGAGGCGGTGATCGCTCCCGAGGTGACGCCGGACGCGCTGGCCCGCCTGGCCGCCCGGCGCCACTTGCGCGTGCTCAACGCCGGCTCGTCCCCACCGGCCGCAGCGTCGGGCGCGGTGCGCTGGCTCCCCGGCGGGGTGCTGGTCCAGGAGGCCGACCGGGAGGGGCTGCCCACAGAGGCCCGGGTGGTCACGCGGCGGGCGCCGGAGGAAGCGGAGTGGGCCGACCTGCGCTTCGCCTGGCTCGTGTGCAAGCACGTGCGCTCCAACGCCATCGTCCTGGCGAGCGGCGGCCAGACCCTGGGGATCGGCGCCGGGCAGATGAGCCGGGTGGACAGCGTGCGCCTGGCCGTGTGGAAGGCGGGGGAGCGGGCCCGCGGGGCCGTGCTCGCCTCGGACGCCTTCTTCCCCTTCCCGGACGGGGTGGAGGTGGCCGCCGCAGCCGGCGTCACCGCGGTGATCCAGCCCGGCGGGTCGGTGCGGGACCGCGA